Within Candidatus Saccharibacteria bacterium, the genomic segment AATATCTATGCGTTTCTGGGCGATTTCTGGGTCGTGGTGAATAGTTTTCTCTGGTATAGCAACCAGCCCCAGATGCCCCAGGGAAATTGCCGTCAGCGCGATAGCAATGCAAAGTGTCCAACCCATTCCAAGCAACCCTATCGAAAGACCCGAGAAAACACTTGTCACCATAAACGCCACCCCTTGCACTGTACCGACCATGCCGTTTGCTTTATCTCGCTCACTTTTTGGCACCAGGAGTGTTACGGTTGTGCTGAGTGCTATATTACGCATGTTTTCTACGACACTACCAAATAGTACCAGCCCTGCCAGTAAGTAGAACGGATAGGCACTGACGTCTGTAAGCTGAGCTTCAGAGTGTAGCAAAAACCCGACTCCCGCCAGCGCATAAAATACTAGGGTAATACTACTTGAAAGCAACATGACTGTTTTCTTTTTATGCTGGTCGACGATAGCCCCAAAAAATAAGCTCATCACGGCAACTAGGAGCATGTATGAGCCGCCGATGATACCCGTGGCGAGCACAGATTTGGTTTCAAGATACACCCAAAAAGTCAGTGCAAACCAAAGGTAGCTCGTCGTTACATTGGCTATCAGTGTGTTTAAGAGTACCCTGCGAAAATTTTGCATATCAGAAAACAGTGTACACGCTTATACGCTGTATCTCACTACTGAGCTGTTTCTAACTCTGAGATTATAATTTTTTTCATTTCCATCATGCGCTGCCAGGCTACTTGATTGTAAGTACCATCTGATTTACTCATTATAGTGTCCATGTTTTGAGGCACAATTTGCCAGCTCAAGCCGTAGCTATCCTTGCACCAGCCACATTGCTCACTTTCTGGGACATGCGAAAGTTTTGACCAAAAATAGTCAATTTCTGCTTGGTCTGCGCAAGCAACCGAAAACGAAACAGCCTCGGTAAAATTAAACTCGGGGCCAGCGTTGATTGCAACAAAAGTCTGCCCTGCCAACTCAAATGTAATAGTAAGCTCCTTGCCTGCAAGAGCCTGCTGGAAATCAAGCAAACCCTCAGAGGGGTAGTAAGTTGTTGCCGTAATTGTACTGCCCTCAAACACCGAAACGTAAAAGTCCACCGCTTGTTTTGCATTGCCGTCAAACCACAGGTTCGGTGTAATTTTTTGAATTATTGCCATACTACGCCTCCACCGGCTTTAAGTTCGCTTCTTTGTCATCTACAAGCACTTCAAAATCTATGGTTTCCTTTGTCATATGCCTACCTTATAACCTTTCCGTAATTTGTACTTCAACGCTATCGCCTTCCTTTTTGCGAATTTGTCTCAATATTGCGGCCGTTATGGGCAACTTGTGCGTACCGTCGCCCATGGCCATAAATGAGCTTATAAATGGTTCCCCGTCAAACTTTCCCTTCACTTTTACTATGCCCTTCGTGCCAAAAAACTTTACTGAGGCGGGCCAAGCCACATACGTCCAGCCGCCCTTTGCTGGAGACTTGTGTACCTGCGACAAAAATACTATTCGCTTCATACACTAGGCAAAAAGACTAAAAATCCAAGCCGCAACCATCAAGCAAACTAGTGAACCACCTGCCATGATTGCAATTCGGCGCTGAATCCACCGTGCGTGGACGCCGCCAAAGATAACTGCGGAAACTTGTGTCGGAACTACAAAACCAACCCATAGCCAAAGAGCGATCACAAACTCTGATGAGTCTGGATTATCAGCGATGAAAAGTGCTAGCACATAACTAGTCATTAGCGTCACAAAAAGCTGCAGGCCATAATAGGGACCCATTTTTGACTGCATTTCTTTTTGGTCTTTTTTCGACAGTTTATCGAACCCAAACATTTCACCCCACTGCTTACCAAACACAAACGTGTACCACGCTGCGCCGACAATGAATTGCGCCATCGACGCCAGAGCAACTACACCAAGATTAATTGACATTCTAACATCCTCCTTTTAACTTCATTGTAGCGCACACGTGAACGTCGGAATGTACGAAATCTTACACACTCGCTCGCTATGTCCACGCTTACGGCGATACCAGCGGATGCTCGAGCAAATACTCTCCCGCAGGAACTGAAAACCAGCTCGTGACATAATCTTCCAGAACAAGCCGATAGTTTTCTATGACATCTAGGACAATTTCATGGCGATCCTTGGCGGCCTCAAGTTCGGCAAGGCTATACCAGCGTAAATCTTCCGATTCTGAGTCATGCGGATTTGCAGCTGGCACTGCCGCAGCGATGAACGCAAACCCAACATCTGTATGGTAGTGTAGACTGGAAAACAAGTGCGTCATAAGCATCGCTGGAACTGGATGTACGACATTTTTGTCCGAATGAAAAACACGTTTTTTTGGCTGCAAAACCGCAAGCTCGTCTAAACTGTACCCCGCTTCTTCCCGAAGCTCATGTTCAATTGCCTGCCACGGCGTCTCAGTCAGCTCAACATGTCCGCCAACCTGCAGCAGCTTATGAAGTTTGTTATGCATATGCACCAAACATTTCCATTCACCCGCTTCCTTACGTACAATGTAGGCGCTTACCGTCAAATCATGTTGCCCTGGCTCTGTGTGAATATGCGGCATTTATGTAGCCCGACCCTTCCAAGCAATAAAGTATATGCTCGTGAGCACAACAACCGACCCAACGAGCTTTTCCCAGGAATAGCCTTCGCCGAGCAAAAGCACACCTGCTAGCGCGGTCGTAACTACCTGGCCATTGTTAAGCACAACTGCGTGGTTTGCATTTATAAGATGTACAGAGGCGGCAAACGTTTTCATTGTTAGCCAATACAACATTCCGGCTACGAGTACCCACGGCCACAAGCGGCCAATAACCTCAAAACTTCTTACTGCAAATAAACTCGCAATGAGCGCATATCCCGCTGCTAAAACTAGCCGTATATTTGGCACAATCAGCGAACCATGCTTACGCATAACTTTCCGGCTAAGCACATTGCCAAACCCAAAGATTATTTCCGACGACAGAATAATAGCGTCTCCCTTGTTCAGATGTAGCTTGTGCAGTCCGACTATGCCAATATACATACCGACAAATAGCACCAGCAGCCATAAGCGTTGCCTTGACGTAATATGCTCACGCAGCATAATTGCCGAGAAAAATATGGTTGTCAATATTGTCGCCGTGCCAATCAGTGAAGCATTGATAGAAGATGTATATCGCTGCCCAAATACAAGCAGGCCGACCGCTACAAAACTAGCGAGCGAAAGCACAACAAACTTACCGGCGTCCTTACGAAGGCGTTCGTACATAACCTTATTCATGTGGCGCCGTAGTGATGCAGCCCCAAATAGTCCGCCTGCCAGCGCAAACAAGAGGGAGTATTCTAACGCACCAATGTCGTAGGTGTTATATACGTGCTTATTCACTACCAAATACGCAGTCAGAAACAATGCTGAAGCAATCCCCGCTAACACTCCCTTCATCCCGTCTGAGAGCCCGTGCCATTTCTGCTTCACATTTCTGCCTTTAGCTGGGCAAAACCTTTGCGGATGGCCACCATTTCTGGGTCAGTTTCATCCTTTGAGCCAGCATAGGTCATGCTCAGCTCTTCAAGCGCAAACCAACCATAGGCACTGTGGTCTTCTGGCTTGGGACGGATATTTTCGAGAGGGTCGGCAAACTGCGCAAAGTAAATAATTTCTATAGCATGCGCCTTTTTTACCTCATTTATATAGGTAAACACGTCGAGCAAATCGCCAATTCTTACGCACATCCCAAATTCTTCCATAACCTCTCGTGCCACCGCAATCTTCAAATCTTCCCCGTAGTCAATGTGTCCGCCGGGCAGCTCCCACACGCCAGGCAAAAACTTTTTACTGTCCGCACGTTTAGCCAAAAACACCTTCGTCACCCCATCGATTTCATGAGTAATAAACGCGCAGGCAGTAAACACTTGCTGCCCTTCGGCCAGCGTCTCGCTATCATGCTGTACGGTGTTGGATTTATGAAACATGCGACCTACTACTCTTATAAAGACGAGACCACAAACGAACAAAATAAAACAGTGCTGGCAATGTCGCAATACCAACCCATGCTATGCTTGTCGCGCTCATTATTGAGGGGTTTTTATACTGTAAGTAGAATAATATTGTCAGATATACTATTGTGGCTATGGTCTCTTTGGGTCGCATCTGGTAGTTCGAAAACCGCTGGACTACAATGTTACGTTGCGGAGCGAATTTTTTTGAACGGCCCCAAAACAACCACAAACCAAGTAGGATAGCGCTACTTGCGATATACATTGTTGCGCTACCAAACAAAAGAAATTGCGCAAAGTATGTAAAACCATCTTGCATTGAAATAGAATCAGGACGATATAGATCTAGCAAGTGTTTGATATACCTTATGGCAAAGATTAGCGCAACGAATACACTCCACAAACTCAATCCTATTCTTAGCCAACGCGGCAATCTGCGCATAATAAACGAACTGGTTAATGAAACAAGGACAATGATACTAGAGATACTGAGCCCAACCCACATAAACGAATTGGCCTGCCCGTCTATTATCGACATAGCAAGAATGTACACTACGCCCATCGACTGAGCCAAAACCAATCCTTCAGAAATTCTAGAAACAAATGTTGTTGTTTTGAGCGCCAAACTAACTACCACAGTGACTAGTACGAATCCGGCTACAAATGAAACTGGCCACCAGCGAAGCAGGAACTCGCTTGCGCCCGAACTATCGGGATTAGTCAACAGTGTATACACTCCAGTGAGAGCCGTGAAAAATGCCGAGCATATGAGCCACAATGTCAGGGTAATATCACGACTTTGACGGAAAAATTCGACCGCACTCCCAAGAAACACGGGAAGAACAACCAAAAACAAGGCTTGCCGATTTGTCTCGGTATCGAACATTGCCGTTAGAGCAAAGCACAGGAGTAATACCCAAAGCACGATATTGCGAAATAATAAAAACTTGTCATGTCTACCTGATTGCCTATAGCCCTTCTGCGATTCTTTGTCAGTGCCGGTTGTGCTAAGCCGTTGATTATTCATGATTTGTGGCAGTGGCTTGGGTAGATTTTTCAGGCGCACCGTTAAGACACTTGGCTGCGTGATATAGCTTGTCTGGGTCAGCTGCACAGGGGTCACAAATGAGAACGAGTTCGTTGCAAGCCTGGTTGGCGCAGTTTTCGTAGTTACTTGTTGCTCGGCCACAATGAATACACTCGCCAATCACTTTGCTGTGGTCGCTGAAGTTCATGCCCATGCGCCCATCAAAGACATAGAGTTGCCCTTCCCACAAACCATCATCACCGTACGCTTCACCGTACTTCACAATGCCTCCATCTATTTGGTAAACGTCCTTAAAGCCGCGCTGTTTCATCATGGCGCTCAAAAGTTCACAGCGCACACCGCCCGTGCAGTATGAAATGACTTTTTTACTTTTTAGCTCGTCGTACTTACCGCTTTCGAGTTCGCGCTTGAAATCACGTGAAGTTCGAGTGTCTGGTACAACGGCATTTTTAAATCGTCCAACTTTTGCTTCGTACTGATTACGCCCATCGAAAAATACAACGTCGTCACCATACTTCTCGACCATTTCGTTTACCTGCTCAGGCTTCAGGTGCTGCCCCGTGCCGACAACGCCCTTTTCGTCGACTTTCACTTCATCCCATGTTTCAAACGCCACCAGTTCCTTTTTGACCTTCACGCTCATACGCGGAAAGTTTTTGCGCCCACCATCACTCCATTTCCATAGTATGTCTTTAAAGCCTGGAAACTCTTTGGTCTTTTTTACATACGTTTTAAGGTCTTCCAAATCACCCCCCACCGTGCCATTGATACCCTGCGCGCTCACCAATATCCGACCGTGCAGATTGAGCGAATCGCATAACGTCTTCTGCCAGAACTTGAGCATTTCTGGGTCTTTCACCGGAGTAAATTTGTAGTACAAGAGAATTTTTTGCATAAAGATAGTATATCCCACCTCTGAGTTCTAGGACAGTCTTCGCTCACTGCAACTTAAAAAGGTTTAATGGTTGTGGTAATTGCGGTAAAATACCTTCATGGCATACGATACCGACGCAGATGGGTTTCTTGGCGTCACTTTTATTTCCCACGACAGCGACCACACAAAGACAAATACGACAGAACGACCAGCTGACGCTAAGCCGACAAGTAAGAAACCGCCTTCAAAACATTCGCACGTCGATAGCGATGAAATTCAGGCGCTTCAGGAAGAAATAGAAAGGTTAGAAATTACCTTGCAAACCTACGAGTTGGAGACCGAAGAACGTCTACAACACCTCGAGCGCATGGCGGGTCACCCAATAACTGCTGAGGAAAAAGTTTTTCGGATACAAGAAGAATCTTAAGTTTTTTACTTGGGATTACAATTTTACAGATACACATTTCACCTAATTTTATCATTGCATTTACGAAACAGAGGTAGTATAGTTGTATGAATTACAAACGTAACGGAAAGGCGCACTAATACAATGATTACTTTCGCTCTTGTAACAGTTAACGGCGCCTTTACGGCGTACGTTACTCTGGGCTAAAAATACTTCTTTCAGCTCTAAAACACCTTATACTACCGTAAGTAGAATGGTCGACCGTAGGAGGGTCGTACCTATGAATAAAATAAGTACAAAACAAGACCGAGGCATGAAGGTAGCACTACGCTACTATCTTCGCTGCGTCCAAAAATACCCCCTCTACATCTGGGGAGTGATATTAGTTATGCCTTTAACATCTCTTTTTGGCCGCTTTATACCCCCGCTTATTTTGGCTGATGTTATAAACCAGCTGACGGCCAAGCAACCTATCAACGGACTCTGGGCCACTTTTAGCGATGAAATACTGCTATATTTTTTGGTACTGCTTGCGGGAATCGCACTATGGCGCGGCATTGACTATTTCATGTGGCGGTTGGAGCAAAATGTCCGGCAAGATATTTCCGAACACGTTTTTCGGCACCTCCTTGCGCAAAGCCTAGACTTCCATGCAAACAATTTTGGTGGTTCACTGGTGTCACAAACTAACAAACTTTTGAACGGGTATATCCGTATTCAGGACAGCACGATATATCAGGTATATCCCATGTTGTGGGGGTTTGTGTGGGCTATTCTCATCCTTGCCCCAAAAGCACCGCTATACTCAGTTTTTCTGGCGATTCTTATCGTTCTGTTTATGAGCGTGTCAATGTTGCAAGCTCGAGGCATTTTTAAACATTTGTCGCGTGCGGCCGCGGCTGAGAGCAAAGAAACCGGTCAGTTATCCGACGCCATAACCAACATTGGCGTCATAAAAAGTTTCGCGCGGCGAGACTACGAAATAAGCCGTTTCCATGAAGCTACCAGTAACACCCGGCATTACATAATGCGCTTTGCTAACGCACATCAACGACAAATGAACGTCATGGGGGTAATGAACCGGATTATAATTGGCGGGGCTCTGGTTGTTGCCCTGATATCAGTTATCGACCAGCACGCAAACATCGGCACAGCCTTTCTAATTTTCAGCTACACCGCAACAATTGCCGAGCAGCTGTTTGAATTTGGCAACGCCACGCTGCGCTCATACAACCGAGCGCTTAGTGACGCTCGTGAAATGGCCGTAAAACTGACGCAGGAGCCAAGTGTTAAAGACCCTCACGTGCCAGAACAACTTGCCGTTCACAGTGGCGCCATAGAATTCCGTAATGTCACGTTCATTCACAGCGGAGCAGAGGATGCCATCTTCGAAAACTTTACTCTCTCAATCAAACCAGGAGAAAAAATTGGGCTTGTTGGTCACAGCGGATCTGGCAAAACAACATTTACGCGTTTACTGCTGCGCTATTCTGACATTCAGGCTGGCGAAATCACCATCGATGGACAAAACATTGCAGCCGTCACGCAAGATGATTTGCACGCTTCAGTCGCCTACGTGCCCCAAGAGCCACTCCTGTTTCACCGCAGTATTCGCGAAAATATAGGCTACGGCAACTTAGCAAGTACCGAACAGCAAATTGAACGTGCCGCAAAGCTAGCCCACGCACACGAATTCATCGAGCAATTACCTCAGCACTACGACACACTCGTTGGCGAACGTGGCGTAAAGCTGAGTGGTGGGCAACGGCAGCGTGTTGTCATTGCACGGGCCATGCTAAAAAATGCGCCTATTTTGGTGCTCGACGAAGCAACTTCGGCACTCGACAGCGAAAACGAAATGCTCATACAAGATGCACTATGGACACTCATGGAGGGCCGCACGGCCATCGTAATCGCCCATCGACTTTCTACCATACAAAAAATGGATCGGATCGTCGTGCTCGATAATGGAAAAATCGTCGAGGAGGGCACTCACAAAGAACTTCTAAAGCATGGCGGTACATACGCCAAACTTTGGGCACATCAATCGGGCGGATTTATAGAGGAATAGCAATGGACAGTGACATGGGACAGACTGATACGAGCACAACCGACCAAAAACCCCGGCATGCCTTTCGAACCGGGCTTCGTGTCTTACGATTGACCTGGCAAGAACGGCCAGTGGCAGTTTCTGTCTACGCTATGGGCGCATTTCTCGAAATTGGCAGCTCACTCCTTTCAATGTACGCAACTGCGAAACTCGGCAGCCTACTAGCCGCATACTTGACCACTAGGGAGGTTGGGGATATTTGGTTCTGGCTATGGATCGACATAGCCTGCGCGGTAGGCATAGCGTTCGGTTTTTGGATGATGAGTGCAAGCAAACGGCTCGTGTATTTTAAAATGGTGCGCTGGGCAACAACCGGCTTTCAGGAAGCAGTATCCCGGCTAGATCTTGCTGATTACGATAATTCGCTCGTGCGTAACCAGATTAACAAAGTGAGTGCTGGTTATACTTGGCAAGTACCAAATCTTGCCGAATCGGTCATGGATTTTTGCTATTCGCTCATACGGTTCGCGGCCATCACTGCTGTGGCAGCGCAAATTGGATGGTGGGTAGTGCTGGTGCTGGCTGTCTTTTTGCTACCAAGCTTACTGGCCGAAAATCGCCTGCAAAAACTACAGTGGTTCGTGTGGGATTATAAGGGCGATAATCGACATATATTTTGGGGGCTTGAGTGGATGTTACGTCAACACCGTAACATTATGGAGCTACGGAGTATGCAGGCGCGAGAATATTTGCTGCGTAAAGTTGAGCATATGAACGAAGACTTTTACAGCATACAGGAGAAGGCATTTCGACAAGTGAGTCGTGTTATTGTGCCTTCAAAGTTATTTGAGGTCGGCGGGACTGCCATAGGAGCAGTGGTACTCCTGCGACAATTTCTGGCAGGAAGTATCGGGCTAGACCGTTATTTTTTCCTGTCAGGCGCGCTGCTGCGAGTCGGCGGTGCCCTGAATGCTGTTTTTGGTTCAATCAGCCGCATGCAAGAACAGTTGCTCTTTGCTGAAGACTTTTTTGAACTCCTGGAAAGAAAACAAATTATTGTAGACCGACCAGGTTCCAAGCAGCTCTCTGGCACAATTGTACCAAACATAGAATTTCGCAATGTTTCTTTTACCTACCCTGGCAAGAAGCGAGAAGTTTTTCATAAGCTTTCGTTTGTCATAGCACCTGGCGAACACGTCGCACTGGTTGGCGAAAATGGCGCAGGCAAGACCACTCTCATAAAATTACTGCTCCGATTCTACGTACCAACTGGTGGGCAAATACTTATAGATGGAGTCGATCTTCAGGCTATTTCTATAGAATCATGGTACGCTCGGGTTGCGACACTTTTCCAGAGCTTTAATGAGTACCCCTTCCCCATACATGAGAACGTTTCTATTGGGGATCCAACCGTAGGGTTAGACCGCTCACGTCTGCAAAGTGCCGGTGACAAAAGCGATGTTACTGAAATGGTAAATCACTTGCCTTACGGCTGGGATACAGTGTTAAATAGCAGCTTTGAAAAAGGCATCGAGCCAAGTGGCGGACAATGGCAGCGCTTGGCGCTGGCTCGAGCCTTTTACCGTGATGCGCCGGTGCTCATCCTTGACGAACCAACTTCTGCCATTGACGCCAAAGCCGAATACGACATCTTTAATAACATATTTGAACACTACCAAAACCGCACGGCCATTATCATTAGCCACCGTTTTTCGACTGTCCGCCGAGCTCATCGTATTATTGTTCTTGACAAGGGTAAGATAGCTGAGCAAGGCACACACACTACGCTCATGCAGTCAAAAGGCCTCTATCACGAGCTCTTCACTAAACAAGCCGAAGGGTATAAGTAGCCGAACTCGGCGTAAACGCCGAGTTCTAAAGGGGCGGGCTCGCCCGCCCCGCTTATACAACTGGAATTAATCCAGTTGTATAAGCTCCCCACCCCTGAAGGCTTCGCTCTCGCTCGCTTAGCGCCTAAAGGCGCTGGTTGTGGCGGTTACACCTAGCTGGGGTTAGGTAACACGCTATTTATATGAACGGGGTGAAAAAGCACCCCATATAACTGGGGTGCTTTTAAAATCCTAAGTCAAACTACTCTTTTGAGGAGTCGGCTGGAGCTGTTTCGGCGGCTGCGTCTTCGCCTTCGGCTTCTTCGGCCGCGGGAGCCACTTCTTCGGCGTCACCACCCGCTTCATCGTTGGCGGCAGCGAGTGCACTTGGCTCAAAGACTGCTGCGACCGCATGAGCGGCGTCAGTTTCAACGACAACACCCTCTGGAACATCTAAGTCGGATACGTTAACATGATCACCCACTGCGACAAGTTTTTCGGCATCGTAAAATAGCTCGTTTGGTAGGTTCTTTGGTAACGCTTTGACCTCAACTTCGTCTAGCTGCGTCAGTACGATCAAGCCAGCACGCTCAGCCGGGCTTGATTCATTGCCCTCGGCATAGCGTGGCTTAACTGGAATCTGGGCTTCTACCGTCTGGTTGGCGCTGACGGCGTTAAAGACTACGTGTGTGACCGTGCCGAGGCGCGGGTCAATACTTGCACTACGAATAAGTGCGGTATATTTTTTATCACCGACTTTGAGCTCAACCGGATGGTGACGTCCTGCGGTATGAAATACTTTCGTAATAGCCTGGTGGTTAGCCTGGATATGAATGGAAGCTTTGCCGTGATCATGAATAACTGCAGGAACAATCCCACTTTTCCGCAAGCGTTTAACGCCCTTACCAAGCGTTTCGCGCGGCTCTACTAGTAATGTAATAGCATCCGACATGTAGTATCTCCTTATTTTCTAGGGGTAGTATAGCACATAAACACCGAGATTTTGCAAAACATAGCGCAGTCAACATGGTTCCTGTACACTAGAACCATGCTGGATTTTACCGAAATTGTCCGCTCGGGCGGACTGCTTATTCTCTTTCTCATCATCTTTGCTGAAAGTGGCATGATGGTCGGATTCTTTTTCCCGGGTGATACGCTCCTGTTTAGCGCAGGTATACTGGCCGCTGCCGGGCAATTACCCATTGTTCTCACTATATTTGTTATTGCAGCCGCAGCCATCATCGGCGATAACACTGGTTATCAAATAGGCAAGCACCTTGGCCCCAAGTTATTTAAAAAAGAAGATGGGATTATTTTCCGCAAAGATCTCATCATAAAGGCCGAGAAGTTTTACGAAAAATACGGAACAAAAACTATGTTAGTTGCTCATTTTATACCCATCATTCGCAGCTTTGCGCCCGTTACTGCTGGCGCCGGAAGGATGGATTATAAGCAGTTCGTAATTTACGATGCAATAGGTGATATTGTTTGGGCAGCAAGCGTAACCCTGCTCGGGTATTTTGTCGGCAGCCGCATACCAGGCGTTGAGCACTACATTGAACCAGTGCTTATCGGCATCATTCTCGTAACACTCCTTCCAACCCTGTACCACGCCCTCAAAGACCCCAAAATCCGCGCCAAGTTGTTACGCCGAAAAGTAAGGACTAATGATTAACCCGAACTCGGCATCAGCATGTGCCTAAGATACTTGCCCGTATAACTAGCGTCAATTTTCACTACCTGCTCGGGGGTGCCTTCGGCTATGATTTGGCCACCGGCGTTACCGCCTTCAGGACCCATATCAATTAGCCAGTCGGCCGACTTTATCACGTCTAGGTTATGTTCGATAACGACCATGCTGTTACCTGCCGTAACGAGCGCGTGTAGCACCTGCAACAGCTTTTCGACATCAGCCATGTGTAGGCCGGTTGTTGGTTCGTCAAGGATGTAGAGGGTACGGCCAGTCGGGCGACGGCTTAGTTCAGAAGCAAGTTTGATTCT encodes:
- a CDS encoding VTT domain-containing protein, yielding MLDFTEIVRSGGLLILFLIIFAESGMMVGFFFPGDTLLFSAGILAAAGQLPIVLTIFVIAAAAIIGDNTGYQIGKHLGPKLFKKEDGIIFRKDLIIKAEKFYEKYGTKTMLVAHFIPIIRSFAPVTAGAGRMDYKQFVIYDAIGDIVWAASVTLLGYFVGSRIPGVEHYIEPVLIGIILVTLLPTLYHALKDPKIRAKLLRRKVRTND